Proteins from one Oncorhynchus gorbuscha isolate QuinsamMale2020 ecotype Even-year linkage group LG18, OgorEven_v1.0, whole genome shotgun sequence genomic window:
- the LOC124002745 gene encoding uncharacterized protein LOC124002745 isoform X1: MCWANAVMQHVFLSAVMQLLKCVLPVNHPKVVVFLHEKEGNYSNLCPHVSITHLLLVFILPVSCLTKPFHFALVGDATMALRKPGSVFVVFLLSMAANTATRCGQQSQVMVPPTNVVKGQGVTLTCSNTCTLSDNPNPTYIWYKNGHRLDKHISQQYPIHIYYSDIYSCAVKGHEDLLSPAVCVQGQSCLNVTYTKRSICALKGSTVDITCTYRHPSWHNVTEVFWFNKWESGVTTDLIQDPEYAGRVKYQPTTDKGSTLRITDLRESDSAEYKFRFTTTEVKWGYSFPGITLIVTDLQVKETPGTEEGKVTLTCSTTCILTDNPTYIWKKASKSTSDTRDRRDTAENGQRDSNPVYDNISGMNLSPIAAQRVITDEQDDITYASIQHRNQEVPLDSTVPPSLPQKQDEDFQYTTVKFNSPSAAQ; encoded by the exons ATGTGCTGGGCAAATGCCGTCATGCAACACGTTTTTTTGTCAGCCGTGATGCAACTTCTGAAATGTGTTCTGCCTGTAAACCATCCAAAAGTAGTTGTCTTTTTGCATGAAAAGGAAGGAAATTACAGCAACTTGTGCCCTCATGTGTCAATCACTCACTTACTTCTTGTTTTCATACTGCCAGTGAGTTGTCTTACAAAACCTTTCCACTTTGCTCT GGTGGGTGATGCAACAATGGCATTGAGAAAACCAGGAAGTGTGTTTGTGGTCTTTCTCTTGTCAATGGCAG CAAATACAGCAACAAGGTGTGGACAACAAAGCCAGGTGATGGTGCCTCCCACCAACGTAGTGAAGGGACAGGGGGTGACACTGACCTGTAGCAACACCTGTACTCTGAGTGACAACCCCAACCCCACCTACATCTGGTACAAGAATGGACATCGTCTAGATAAGCACATTTCCCAACAATATCCTATCCACATTTACTATTCAGACATTTACTCCTGTGCTGTAAAAGGCCATGAGGATCTCCTCTCTCCTGCAGTGT GTGTTCAGGGTCAGAGCTGTTTGAATGTGACTTACACCAAGAGGAGTATCTGTGCCTTGAAGGGGTCAACAGTGGACATTACCTGCACGTATAGACATCCCAGCTGGCATAACGTCACAGAAGTATTCTGGTTCAACAAATGGGAGTCTGGAGTTACTACAGATCTAATCCAGGACCCAGAATATGCAGGTCGTGTGAAGTACCAACCAACTACAGACAAGGGCTCCACCCTGAGAAtcacagacctgagagagagTGACTCTGCTGAATATAAGTTTAGATTTACAACAACGGAGGTAAAATGGGGATACAGCTTCCCTGGAATAACTCTGATTGTCACAG ACCTGCAGGTGAAGGAGACTCCTGGTACAGAGGAAGGGAAGGTGACACTGACCTGTAGCACCACCTGTATTCTAACTGACAACCCCACCTACATCTG GAAGAAGGCCTCCAAATCCACCTCTGACacaagagacagaagagacacagCAGAGAACGGACAG AGAGACTCTAATCCAGTGTATGACAACATCTCAGGCATGAACTTGTCCCCTATTGCAGCACAGAGAGTGATCACAGACGAGCAGGATGATATTACCTACGCAAGCATCCAACACAGAAACCAGGAAGTGCCTCTGGACTCCACCGTCCCACCGTCTCTCCCCCAGAAACAGGACGAGGATTTCCAGTACACTACTGTGAAATTCAACAGCCCCAGTGCTGCTCAATAG
- the LOC124002745 gene encoding uncharacterized protein LOC124002745 isoform X2: protein MCWANAVMQHVFLSAVMQLLKCVLPVNHPKVVVFLHEKEGNYSNLCPHVSITHLLLVFILPVSCLTKPFHFALVGDATMALRKPGSVFVVFLLSMAANTATRCGQQSQVMVPPTNVVKGQGVTLTCSNTCTLSDNPNPTYIWYKNGHRLDKHISQQYPIHIYYSDIYSCAVKGHEDLLSPAVCVQGQSCLNVTYTKRSICALKGSTVDITCTYRHPSWHNVTEVFWFNKWESGVTTDLIQDPEYAGRVKYQPTTDKGSTLRITDLRESDSAEYKFRFTTTEVKWGYSFPGITLIVTDLQVKETPGTEEGKVTLTCSTTCILTDNPTYIWKKASKSTSDTRDRRDTAENGQHRE, encoded by the exons ATGTGCTGGGCAAATGCCGTCATGCAACACGTTTTTTTGTCAGCCGTGATGCAACTTCTGAAATGTGTTCTGCCTGTAAACCATCCAAAAGTAGTTGTCTTTTTGCATGAAAAGGAAGGAAATTACAGCAACTTGTGCCCTCATGTGTCAATCACTCACTTACTTCTTGTTTTCATACTGCCAGTGAGTTGTCTTACAAAACCTTTCCACTTTGCTCT GGTGGGTGATGCAACAATGGCATTGAGAAAACCAGGAAGTGTGTTTGTGGTCTTTCTCTTGTCAATGGCAG CAAATACAGCAACAAGGTGTGGACAACAAAGCCAGGTGATGGTGCCTCCCACCAACGTAGTGAAGGGACAGGGGGTGACACTGACCTGTAGCAACACCTGTACTCTGAGTGACAACCCCAACCCCACCTACATCTGGTACAAGAATGGACATCGTCTAGATAAGCACATTTCCCAACAATATCCTATCCACATTTACTATTCAGACATTTACTCCTGTGCTGTAAAAGGCCATGAGGATCTCCTCTCTCCTGCAGTGT GTGTTCAGGGTCAGAGCTGTTTGAATGTGACTTACACCAAGAGGAGTATCTGTGCCTTGAAGGGGTCAACAGTGGACATTACCTGCACGTATAGACATCCCAGCTGGCATAACGTCACAGAAGTATTCTGGTTCAACAAATGGGAGTCTGGAGTTACTACAGATCTAATCCAGGACCCAGAATATGCAGGTCGTGTGAAGTACCAACCAACTACAGACAAGGGCTCCACCCTGAGAAtcacagacctgagagagagTGACTCTGCTGAATATAAGTTTAGATTTACAACAACGGAGGTAAAATGGGGATACAGCTTCCCTGGAATAACTCTGATTGTCACAG ACCTGCAGGTGAAGGAGACTCCTGGTACAGAGGAAGGGAAGGTGACACTGACCTGTAGCACCACCTGTATTCTAACTGACAACCCCACCTACATCTG GAAGAAGGCCTCCAAATCCACCTCTGACacaagagacagaagagacacagCAGAGAACGGACAG CACAGAGAGTGA
- the LOC124002713 gene encoding B-cell receptor CD22-like isoform X2, which translates to MALRTAGSVLVVLLWSVAVWGQKVTVTCNTTCTLTDNPTYIWYMNGQHLSSSSKSTLSATSYHSASYSCAVKGFEDLLSPAVCVFGHYCFNVTYTHHSICALKGSTVELPCTYRHPNIHNVLIATWYIQEKRDEVLNVLNLDRAEYLKTPPKYLAIQEKDCTLKITDLRENDSAEYKFRFKTQHTEWGYSFPGTTLTVTGLQVKVTPATEKGNLTLTCSTTCTLTDNPKPTYIWYKNGQHLTNSKTLDNSLILDPVSSEDAGRYSCAVKGHNNLYTPEETLTVIYPPKNPSVSVSPSGEIVEGSSVTLTCSSDANPPVDKYTWYFQNETLINGFEQIYNITNFRSEDSGHYHCEAWNKMTSKNSTALIIITVKQTSVLTAAVGIIVVVLVLILCLSGLMWFRKKASKPISDTRDTVDNRQGNSSLMNDNISGMAMTPTSVQRADTDNQDDVHYTSIHFSGSNNQEVPLYSTVQLPQTQKEDEDVQYAVVKFKLPQCCPPDYTVPEEGPQHHQGPHTPQPRAVHTLTVGLTVSENEV; encoded by the exons ATGGCCTTGAGAACAGCAGGAAGTGTGTTGGTGGTCCTTCTCTGGTCTGTGGCAG TGTGGGGACAGAAGGTGACAGTAACCTGTAACACCACCTGTACTCTGACTGATAACCCCACCTACATCTGGTACATGAACGGACAACATCTATCATCGTCATCCAAGTCCACATTGTCAGCTACCAGTTATCATTCAGCCAGCTACTCCTGTGCTGTAAAAGGCTTTGAGGATCTCCTCTCTCCTGCAGTGT GTGTTTTCGGTCATTACTGTTTCAACGTGACTTACACCCATCATAGTATCTGTGCTTTGAAGGGCTCAACAGTGGAACTGCCCTGCACATATAGACACCCAAATATTCACAACGTTTTAATAGCAACCTGGTATATCCAAGAGAAACGCGATGAAGTGCTAAACGTCCTGAACTTGGATCGTGCTGAGTACCTTAAGACCCCCCCAAAATACCTTGCGATTCAAGAGAAGGACTGCACCCTGAAAATCACAGACCTAAGAGAGAACGATTCAGCTGAGTACAAGTTCAGATTTAAAACACAGCACACAGAATGGGGGTACAGCTTCCCTGGAACAACTCTGACTGTCACAG GTCTGCAGGTGAAGGTGACTCCTGCCACAGAGAAAGGGAatctgacactgacctgtagcaCCACCTGTACTCTGACTGACAACCCCAAACCCACCTACATCTGGTACAAGAACGGACAACATCTCACCAACTCAAAGACTCTAGATAACTCCCTGATCCTAGACCCAGTCAGCAGTGAAGATGCAGGCAGATACTCCTGTGCTGTAAAAGGCCATAATAATCTCTACACTCCTGAAGAGACTCTGACTGTCATTT ATCCTCCAAAGAACCCCTcagtgtcagtcagtccctctggtgaAATAGTGGAGGGCAGTTCAGTGACTCTGACATGCAGCAGTGATGCCAACCCACCTGTGGACAAATACACCTGGTACTTTCAAAATGagactttaataaatggattcgAACAGATCTACAACATCACCAACTTCAGGTCTGAAGACAGTGGACATTACCACTGTGAGGCCTGGAATAAAATGACATCTAAGAACTCTACAGCTCTGATCATTATAACAG TGAAACAAACATCAGTTCTGACTGCAGCTGTAGGAATCATAGTGGTTGTTCTGGttctcatcctctgtctctctggactCATGTGGTTCAG GAAGAAGGCTTCCAAACCCATCTCTGACACAAGGGACACAGTAGACAATAGACAG GGAAACTCTAGTCTCATGAATGACAACATATCGGGCATGGCCATGACCCCTACTTCAGTACAGAGAGCAGACACAGACAACCAGGATGACGTTCACTACACCAGCATCCACTTCTCTGGCTCCAATAACCAGGAAGTGCCTCTGTACTCCACTGTCCAACTGCCTCAAACCCAGAAAGAGGATGAGGATGTCCAATACGCTGTTGTAAAATTCAAACTGCCCCAGTGCTGCCCCCCCG ACTATACGGTGCCTGAGGAAGGCCCccagcatcatcaaggaccccacacaccccagccacgAGCTGTTCACACACTTACCGTCGGGCTGACGGTATCAGAGAATGAGGTCTAA
- the LOC124002713 gene encoding B-cell receptor CD22-like isoform X1: MFPNDITKREGDATMALRTAGSVLVVLLWSVAETTATQCGQKIQVMVSPTNAVWGQKVTVTCNTTCTLTDNPTYIWYMNGQHLSSSSKSTLSATSYHSASYSCAVKGFEDLLSPAVCVFGHYCFNVTYTHHSICALKGSTVELPCTYRHPNIHNVLIATWYIQEKRDEVLNVLNLDRAEYLKTPPKYLAIQEKDCTLKITDLRENDSAEYKFRFKTQHTEWGYSFPGTTLTVTGLQVKVTPATEKGNLTLTCSTTCTLTDNPKPTYIWYKNGQHLTNSKTLDNSLILDPVSSEDAGRYSCAVKGHNNLYTPEETLTVIYPPKNPSVSVSPSGEIVEGSSVTLTCSSDANPPVDKYTWYFQNETLINGFEQIYNITNFRSEDSGHYHCEAWNKMTSKNSTALIIITVKQTSVLTAAVGIIVVVLVLILCLSGLMWFRKKASKPISDTRDTVDNRQGNSSLMNDNISGMAMTPTSVQRADTDNQDDVHYTSIHFSGSNNQEVPLYSTVQLPQTQKEDEDVQYAVVKFKLPQCCPPDYTVPEEGPQHHQGPHTPQPRAVHTLTVGLTVSENEV; this comes from the exons atgtttccgaatgacatcaccaaaag GGAGGGTGATGCAACAATGGCCTTGAGAACAGCAGGAAGTGTGTTGGTGGTCCTTCTCTGGTCTGTGGCAG AAACTACGGCAACACAGTGTGGACAGAAAATCCAAGTGATGGTGTCTCCCACCAATGCAGTGTGGGGACAGAAGGTGACAGTAACCTGTAACACCACCTGTACTCTGACTGATAACCCCACCTACATCTGGTACATGAACGGACAACATCTATCATCGTCATCCAAGTCCACATTGTCAGCTACCAGTTATCATTCAGCCAGCTACTCCTGTGCTGTAAAAGGCTTTGAGGATCTCCTCTCTCCTGCAGTGT GTGTTTTCGGTCATTACTGTTTCAACGTGACTTACACCCATCATAGTATCTGTGCTTTGAAGGGCTCAACAGTGGAACTGCCCTGCACATATAGACACCCAAATATTCACAACGTTTTAATAGCAACCTGGTATATCCAAGAGAAACGCGATGAAGTGCTAAACGTCCTGAACTTGGATCGTGCTGAGTACCTTAAGACCCCCCCAAAATACCTTGCGATTCAAGAGAAGGACTGCACCCTGAAAATCACAGACCTAAGAGAGAACGATTCAGCTGAGTACAAGTTCAGATTTAAAACACAGCACACAGAATGGGGGTACAGCTTCCCTGGAACAACTCTGACTGTCACAG GTCTGCAGGTGAAGGTGACTCCTGCCACAGAGAAAGGGAatctgacactgacctgtagcaCCACCTGTACTCTGACTGACAACCCCAAACCCACCTACATCTGGTACAAGAACGGACAACATCTCACCAACTCAAAGACTCTAGATAACTCCCTGATCCTAGACCCAGTCAGCAGTGAAGATGCAGGCAGATACTCCTGTGCTGTAAAAGGCCATAATAATCTCTACACTCCTGAAGAGACTCTGACTGTCATTT ATCCTCCAAAGAACCCCTcagtgtcagtcagtccctctggtgaAATAGTGGAGGGCAGTTCAGTGACTCTGACATGCAGCAGTGATGCCAACCCACCTGTGGACAAATACACCTGGTACTTTCAAAATGagactttaataaatggattcgAACAGATCTACAACATCACCAACTTCAGGTCTGAAGACAGTGGACATTACCACTGTGAGGCCTGGAATAAAATGACATCTAAGAACTCTACAGCTCTGATCATTATAACAG TGAAACAAACATCAGTTCTGACTGCAGCTGTAGGAATCATAGTGGTTGTTCTGGttctcatcctctgtctctctggactCATGTGGTTCAG GAAGAAGGCTTCCAAACCCATCTCTGACACAAGGGACACAGTAGACAATAGACAG GGAAACTCTAGTCTCATGAATGACAACATATCGGGCATGGCCATGACCCCTACTTCAGTACAGAGAGCAGACACAGACAACCAGGATGACGTTCACTACACCAGCATCCACTTCTCTGGCTCCAATAACCAGGAAGTGCCTCTGTACTCCACTGTCCAACTGCCTCAAACCCAGAAAGAGGATGAGGATGTCCAATACGCTGTTGTAAAATTCAAACTGCCCCAGTGCTGCCCCCCCG ACTATACGGTGCCTGAGGAAGGCCCccagcatcatcaaggaccccacacaccccagccacgAGCTGTTCACACACTTACCGTCGGGCTGACGGTATCAGAGAATGAGGTCTAA